In Geobacter anodireducens, a genomic segment contains:
- a CDS encoding Fis family transcriptional regulator has protein sequence MENIDVLVVDDEAVIREGLRRILEKEGYHVETSASGQIALERLQDENYGLVITDLKMPGMSGMEVLKAIKILQPEVPVIIITGFSTVDTAVEAMKNGAFDYIAKPFTPDQITEKVRKALEQRAVLLENIFLKKELGEHHGFDTFVGESKEMQKVYRRIIQVAPTDSTVLITGESGTGKELVARAVHNNSHRRDNPFVAVDCTSLAENLLESELFGHVKGSFTGAIQTKTGLFKVADGGTLFLDEISNISLTTQAKLLRVLQEREITPIGSTQPIPIDIRLVAATNKNLRTLVSQGTFREDLFFRLNIIPLDLPPLRERTGDLHLLIGHFLSTFSEEMGRDIRGLAPDALALLEDYAFPGNVRELENIIERAVVLAEGDLIQKEDLELRVATDAQAGGGGYVPQNVEELKETKRQIRERAVEPIEKAFVLQALKRNNWNITRAAEETGMLRPNFQALLKKLRISVRNQMPN, from the coding sequence ATGGAAAACATTGATGTACTTGTAGTTGACGATGAAGCGGTCATCCGGGAGGGACTGCGGAGGATCCTCGAAAAGGAGGGCTACCATGTGGAGACCTCCGCCAGCGGACAGATTGCCCTGGAGAGGCTGCAGGATGAGAACTACGGCCTGGTTATCACTGACCTCAAAATGCCCGGAATGAGCGGCATGGAGGTTCTCAAGGCAATCAAGATCCTGCAACCCGAGGTTCCCGTCATCATCATTACCGGATTCTCCACTGTGGACACCGCAGTCGAGGCCATGAAAAACGGCGCCTTCGACTATATCGCGAAGCCCTTTACCCCGGACCAGATCACGGAGAAAGTGAGGAAAGCCCTTGAGCAGCGAGCCGTACTGCTCGAGAATATCTTTCTGAAAAAGGAGCTGGGCGAGCACCACGGCTTCGACACCTTCGTGGGGGAGAGCAAGGAGATGCAAAAGGTTTACCGCCGCATCATCCAGGTTGCTCCCACCGACAGCACCGTTCTCATTACCGGCGAAAGCGGCACCGGCAAAGAACTGGTGGCCCGGGCCGTCCACAATAACAGCCACCGACGCGACAACCCCTTTGTGGCCGTGGACTGTACCTCCCTTGCCGAGAATCTCCTGGAAAGCGAGCTGTTCGGCCACGTCAAGGGGTCGTTCACCGGAGCCATCCAGACCAAGACCGGCCTGTTCAAGGTGGCCGACGGCGGCACGCTCTTTCTGGACGAAATCTCCAACATCAGTCTCACCACCCAGGCAAAGCTGCTGCGGGTGCTGCAGGAGCGGGAGATAACCCCCATCGGCAGCACCCAGCCGATCCCCATCGACATACGTCTCGTGGCAGCCACCAACAAAAACCTGCGCACTCTCGTCTCCCAGGGAACTTTTAGGGAGGACCTCTTCTTCCGGCTCAACATCATTCCCCTTGATCTGCCGCCCCTGCGGGAGCGCACGGGAGATCTCCATCTTCTTATCGGGCATTTCCTCTCCACGTTTTCCGAGGAGATGGGGCGGGATATCCGCGGGCTCGCCCCCGATGCCCTAGCCCTTCTGGAAGACTATGCCTTTCCCGGTAACGTACGTGAGCTTGAAAACATCATTGAACGGGCCGTTGTCCTTGCAGAGGGGGACTTGATTCAGAAGGAGGACCTTGAGCTTCGCGTCGCTACGGACGCCCAGGCCGGGGGGGGCGGCTATGTGCCCCAGAACGTGGAAGAGCTCAAGGAAACAAAGCGCCAGATTCGGGAGCGGGCCGTGGAGCCCATAGAGAAGGCCTTCGTGCTTCAGGCGCTCAAGCGCAACAACTGGAACATTACCCGGGCCGCCGAGGAGACGGGGATGCTGCGGCCCAACTTCCAGGCATTGCTCAAGAAACTCCGGATTTCGGTCCGTAACCAGATGCCCAACTGA
- a CDS encoding radical SAM protein: MSDLFIHPELRFHSYGTWLRRRFGCNVSKVNVDGGFTCPNRDGSRGTGGCIYCDNASFSPGGTVPDKSIELQMAEGMAYHRQRLGSEKFIVYFQKFTNTYAPVARLRDLYTRALSHPDVVGISVGTRPDALADEALELLADLAREHYVCIELGLQSMDDAILERINRGHTLDEYLRTVDRIAGRGIALCTHLIYGFPGETREGFLKTAHLLAGLPVDSVKLHQLHAVQGTRLAELYLRREFVPITLAEYVTTACDFLELLPPRIAVQRLYGSAPLAIRVAPTWNLKNNQMWYAIVNELRRRGTWQGCRLDREQCRAGNL; encoded by the coding sequence ATGTCAGACCTGTTCATACATCCCGAGCTTCGTTTCCACTCCTACGGCACCTGGCTGCGCCGCCGCTTCGGCTGCAATGTGAGCAAGGTGAACGTGGACGGCGGCTTCACCTGCCCCAATCGCGACGGCAGCCGCGGCACCGGCGGCTGCATCTACTGCGACAACGCATCCTTTTCCCCAGGCGGCACCGTCCCCGACAAGTCGATCGAATTGCAAATGGCCGAGGGCATGGCCTACCACCGGCAACGGCTGGGAAGCGAGAAGTTCATCGTCTACTTCCAGAAATTCACCAACACCTATGCGCCGGTTGCCCGCTTGCGGGACCTTTATACCCGCGCCCTTTCCCATCCCGACGTGGTGGGGATCTCGGTGGGCACCAGGCCCGACGCCCTGGCGGACGAAGCCCTTGAACTGCTGGCCGATCTGGCGCGGGAGCACTACGTCTGCATTGAACTGGGGCTCCAGTCCATGGACGACGCCATCCTGGAGCGGATCAACCGGGGCCATACCCTGGACGAGTACCTCCGGACCGTTGATCGGATCGCGGGACGGGGCATCGCCCTCTGCACCCATCTCATTTACGGCTTTCCCGGCGAAACCCGTGAAGGATTCCTGAAAACGGCGCACCTGCTTGCGGGGCTGCCGGTGGACTCGGTTAAGCTTCACCAGCTCCATGCGGTACAGGGGACCCGTCTGGCCGAACTCTACCTCAGGCGCGAATTCGTACCGATCACCCTTGCCGAGTACGTGACCACGGCCTGCGATTTCCTGGAGCTTCTCCCCCCCCGCATTGCCGTCCAGCGCCTCTACGGCTCGGCCCCCCTCGCCATCCGGGTGGCGCCCACCTGGAACCTGAAGAACAACCAGATGTGGTACGCGATCGTGAACGAGCTGCGTCGGCGCGGCACCTGGCAGGGGTGCAGGCTCGACCGGGAGCAGTGCCGCGCCGGCAACCTGTAG
- a CDS encoding cytochrome b, translated as MSAHNEHAEHKEFIYLTPMPVRIWHWINALGIVTLCLTGIQIRFPEYVNIFGTYKAAIRLHNTAGITVSIFYAVWLAYYLIVKGNLFKLYVPNTYDIKMGIFRQVLYYFYYFFKGGQSPHHATPDDKFNPMQKVAYMGLMLALMPLVIMTGILILNVAPLRELILLMGGLKILVSAHFLIACCFFAFLFVHVYLATMGHTPLAHFKPMWDGWEEVEHH; from the coding sequence ATGAGCGCCCATAACGAGCATGCCGAACATAAGGAATTCATCTACCTCACCCCGATGCCGGTCAGGATCTGGCACTGGATCAACGCTCTCGGGATCGTGACCCTCTGCCTGACCGGCATCCAGATCCGTTTCCCCGAATATGTGAACATCTTCGGGACCTACAAGGCAGCCATCAGGCTCCACAACACGGCAGGGATCACGGTATCGATCTTCTATGCCGTCTGGCTTGCCTACTACCTGATCGTCAAGGGCAACCTGTTCAAGCTCTATGTGCCGAACACCTATGACATCAAAATGGGAATCTTCCGGCAGGTGCTCTACTACTTCTACTACTTCTTCAAAGGAGGGCAGAGCCCCCACCATGCCACCCCTGACGACAAGTTCAACCCCATGCAGAAGGTGGCCTACATGGGACTCATGCTCGCCCTGATGCCCCTGGTGATCATGACCGGCATCCTGATCCTGAACGTGGCGCCCCTGCGCGAACTGATCCTGCTCATGGGAGGGCTCAAAATCCTCGTGAGCGCCCACTTCCTGATCGCGTGCTGCTTCTTCGCCTTCCTCTTCGTCCACGTCTACCTGGCCACCATGGGGCACACCCCCCTTGCCCACTTCAAACCCATGTGGGATGGCTGGGAAGAGGTTGAGCATCACTGA
- a CDS encoding HAMP domain-containing protein: MPRSFAAKAIVPPAIAVTGFVIVCCILLYSVIKTDMLNDAIQHETNLADTIVKSARYAMLKDDRETLRNIIDNVGQQKGVEHARIFNKKGVIMFSAHTEDIGKLLDKKEAGCVACHSGPVPLTSMGRMDQARRFINEKGRHVIAITVPVYNEPECFNASCHVHSPNQKVLGTLDIGLSEAPLQKTLNVMQGRMVVFCLMVLLLTVGGVSALLRRNVLLPVRELADYVTAVKRGDLSRKAPAYRDEVGELARAYQELAHQLKERRESPDQATPDEPAGNQRDRS, translated from the coding sequence ATGCCCCGGAGTTTCGCCGCAAAAGCCATTGTCCCGCCGGCAATCGCCGTGACAGGGTTCGTCATCGTCTGCTGCATCCTCCTCTACTCGGTCATCAAGACCGACATGCTGAACGACGCCATTCAGCATGAAACCAATCTGGCGGATACCATCGTCAAGTCGGCACGCTATGCCATGCTCAAGGATGACCGGGAAACCCTGCGCAACATCATCGACAACGTGGGGCAGCAGAAAGGGGTCGAGCACGCCCGCATCTTCAACAAGAAAGGGGTTATCATGTTTTCGGCCCACACCGAGGACATCGGAAAACTCCTGGACAAGAAAGAGGCGGGATGCGTGGCCTGCCACTCCGGCCCGGTCCCCCTCACCAGCATGGGGCGCATGGACCAGGCCCGACGCTTCATCAATGAAAAGGGGCGGCACGTCATTGCCATAACCGTTCCCGTGTACAATGAGCCCGAATGCTTCAATGCCTCGTGCCACGTCCACAGCCCGAACCAGAAGGTGCTCGGCACCCTCGACATCGGCCTGTCCGAAGCCCCGCTCCAGAAGACCCTCAACGTCATGCAGGGAAGGATGGTCGTCTTCTGCCTGATGGTGCTGCTCCTGACCGTGGGAGGAGTCTCGGCCCTGCTGCGCCGGAACGTACTGCTGCCGGTCCGCGAACTGGCCGATTACGTTACCGCCGTCAAGAGGGGAGACCTGAGCCGCAAGGCACCCGCCTACCGCGATGAAGTGGGAGAACTGGCCCGTGCCTACCAGGAGCTGGCCCACCAGTTGAAGGAGCGGCGGGAGTCACCGGACCAGGCCACCCCAGACGAACCGGCCGGCAACCAACGGGACCGCTCCTGA
- a CDS encoding thiazole synthase yields MSNAADKLVIAGREFSSRLMVGTGKYASNEQMIKSLEVSGAEIITVAVRRVNLADRGKGCLLDFIDPKKYTLLPNTAGCYTADDAVRTCRLAREAGMSDLVKLEVLGDEKTLFPDNEELLKAAKILVKEGFTVLPYTSDDPIVCKKLEDIGCAAVMPLGAPIGSGLGIRNPYNILIIKEAVKVPVIVDAGVGTASDAAIAMELGIDGVLMNTGIAGARDPIAMAEAMNMAVRAGRLAYLAGRIPKKLYATASSPIEGMIG; encoded by the coding sequence ATGTCCAATGCAGCCGATAAACTGGTCATCGCCGGCCGCGAGTTTTCCTCCCGCCTCATGGTCGGCACCGGCAAGTACGCCAGCAACGAGCAGATGATCAAGTCCCTGGAGGTCTCAGGGGCAGAGATCATCACGGTGGCGGTACGCCGGGTGAACCTGGCCGACCGGGGCAAAGGGTGCCTGCTCGACTTCATCGACCCGAAAAAATACACGCTCCTGCCCAACACCGCCGGCTGCTACACGGCCGATGACGCGGTCAGGACCTGCCGGCTGGCCCGGGAGGCCGGGATGAGCGATCTGGTGAAGCTGGAGGTGCTCGGCGACGAGAAGACCCTCTTCCCCGATAATGAAGAGTTGCTCAAGGCAGCAAAAATTCTGGTGAAGGAAGGGTTTACCGTCCTTCCCTACACCAGCGACGATCCCATTGTCTGCAAAAAGCTCGAAGATATCGGCTGTGCCGCGGTCATGCCGCTGGGCGCCCCCATCGGCAGCGGCCTGGGCATCCGGAACCCGTACAACATCCTGATCATCAAGGAAGCGGTCAAGGTGCCGGTCATCGTCGATGCCGGCGTCGGCACCGCCTCCGACGCAGCCATCGCCATGGAGCTGGGCATCGACGGAGTTCTCATGAACACCGGCATCGCCGGCGCCAGGGATCCCATCGCCATGGCAGAGGCAATGAACATGGCGGTGCGGGCCGGCCGGCTCGCCTACCTGGCGGGACGCATTCCCAAGAAACTCTATGCCACGGCATCGAGCCCCATCGAGGGGATGATTGGCTAA
- a CDS encoding cytochrome C: protein MRFRCLPLLAVCIISLAGFAYGITIKDAVFQTKDAGRVVFSHKAHIGKKGIENNCKACHDGIFSLRKKVAYTMADMEKGKSCGACHNGKEGVFPLKECARCHAVKEITYQVKATGPTPFSHQKHLAVYDNCNACHPKLFNAGPNRRATMADMEKGKSCGACHNGKTAFGLNECATCHMVKEVTLSSPGTGKIIFSHKLHAGKMKCDQCHNKLYVPGRNKPVGMAAMEKGKSCGACHNGKTVFDVKQCAKCHPVKDVNYKVKGAGPATFSHALHLSMYTCSDCHTKLYKTGRSTKVVTMHEMEKGKSCGACHNGKTAFSVREDCVKCHNM from the coding sequence ATGAGATTCCGCTGTTTACCTCTTCTCGCGGTATGTATCATCTCACTTGCCGGTTTCGCCTACGGCATCACCATTAAAGATGCGGTGTTCCAGACGAAGGACGCCGGCCGGGTAGTCTTCAGCCACAAGGCTCACATTGGCAAGAAGGGGATTGAAAACAACTGCAAGGCGTGTCACGACGGAATCTTCAGCCTCAGGAAGAAGGTCGCCTACACCATGGCCGACATGGAAAAAGGCAAATCGTGCGGCGCCTGCCACAATGGCAAGGAGGGGGTGTTCCCCCTGAAGGAATGCGCCCGCTGTCACGCGGTGAAGGAGATCACGTATCAGGTCAAGGCCACGGGGCCGACCCCCTTCAGCCACCAGAAGCACCTGGCCGTCTATGACAACTGCAACGCCTGCCACCCCAAGCTCTTCAACGCCGGCCCCAACAGGCGCGCAACCATGGCCGACATGGAAAAGGGCAAGTCGTGCGGCGCCTGCCATAACGGCAAGACTGCCTTCGGACTCAACGAATGCGCCACCTGCCACATGGTGAAGGAGGTCACCCTCTCTTCGCCCGGCACGGGCAAGATCATTTTCAGCCACAAGCTGCACGCCGGCAAGATGAAGTGCGACCAGTGCCACAACAAGCTCTACGTACCGGGAAGGAACAAGCCGGTTGGCATGGCCGCCATGGAGAAAGGCAAATCATGCGGTGCCTGCCACAACGGCAAAACGGTCTTCGACGTGAAGCAGTGCGCCAAGTGTCACCCGGTGAAGGACGTGAACTACAAGGTCAAGGGAGCCGGTCCGGCCACCTTCAGCCATGCCCTGCACCTCTCCATGTACACGTGCTCCGACTGCCACACCAAGCTCTACAAGACGGGCCGGAGCACGAAGGTCGTGACGATGCACGAAATGGAGAAGGGCAAATCGTGCGGCGCCTGCCACAACGGCAAGACCGCATTCAGCGTCCGGGAGGACTGCGTCAAATGCCACAACATGTAA
- a CDS encoding thiamine phosphate synthase, translating to MAKVDFSLYLITDRHQTGGRDLLAVVEGALAGGVRCVQLREKDLPARALLELARAMRSLTDRFGARLLINDRVDIALAAGADGVHLGEEGMPAAVARKLLGSGRLIGVSCHGRHGAAAAVAQGADFITFGPVYPTPSKAAYGEPVGIGHLAATTQEIHIPVFALGGIKEANIPEALAAGAAGIALISAIIAAPDPRERARAILALLPPRTRDE from the coding sequence TTGGCTAAGGTCGATTTTTCGCTCTACCTGATCACCGACCGCCACCAGACAGGTGGCAGGGACCTGCTCGCCGTGGTCGAGGGGGCCCTGGCCGGTGGCGTGCGGTGCGTGCAACTCAGGGAAAAGGACCTGCCGGCCCGGGCGCTGCTTGAGCTCGCCCGGGCCATGCGCAGCCTCACCGACCGCTTCGGAGCCAGGCTCCTGATCAACGACCGGGTCGACATCGCCCTGGCCGCGGGGGCCGACGGCGTTCACCTGGGCGAAGAGGGGATGCCGGCTGCCGTGGCTCGGAAACTGCTCGGTTCCGGGCGACTCATCGGTGTTTCGTGTCACGGCCGCCACGGGGCAGCAGCAGCCGTGGCACAGGGGGCAGACTTCATCACGTTCGGGCCGGTCTACCCCACCCCGTCCAAAGCAGCCTACGGTGAGCCGGTGGGCATTGGCCACCTGGCTGCAACGACGCAGGAGATACACATTCCGGTGTTCGCCTTGGGAGGAATCAAGGAGGCGAACATCCCCGAGGCGCTGGCTGCCGGCGCGGCAGGGATTGCCCTGATTTCTGCCATCATCGCCGCCCCGGACCCCAGGGAACGCGCCCGGGCGATCCTTGCGCTCCTGCCGCCCCGAACCCGAGACGAGTAA
- a CDS encoding thiamine biosynthesis protein ThiS produces MNITVNGEAKSIAPMNVHDFLHSIDIDPRRVAVELNTDILPKAEYQGTALKEGDTLEIVHFVGGG; encoded by the coding sequence ATGAACATAACCGTCAACGGCGAAGCCAAGAGCATCGCACCCATGAACGTCCATGACTTTCTCCACTCCATCGACATCGACCCGCGCAGGGTCGCGGTGGAGTTGAACACGGACATCCTGCCCAAGGCGGAGTACCAGGGCACTGCCCTCAAAGAGGGCGACACGCTGGAAATCGTCCACTTCGTAGGTGGTGGGTAA
- a CDS encoding two-component sensor histidine kinase, translating to MRLSLLAKLTIATSFVLLVTMGLFAYINVEQLEKLLFEEAVSDADKLSETIIRTTHYHMLEDNRERAYQIINEVGSQKGITQRIRMINKFGQVTHSTDQREIGYFLDKKAEACNMCHSGPSPLVHATTMNRSRLFTDREGKQVLGLAKAIYNDERCFTAPCHYHPKEAKVLGVLDVIVSLDPMHQKVYAYRNEIIVLTVLQITLIALCLTFFTQRLVNRPVRQLVRLTQQVGEGDMDTRVTLSSHDELGELASAFNSMTVNLKKVHGELEDWGKNLEVKVEERTQELKRIQAQLVHSEKLASLGELVAGIAHEINNPLTGILVFASLMASDKKLDPSLKADLDLIVKETQRCAKIVKGLLDFSRESIPQKRPSSVNAIMDATLTLVVHQSCFHDITVVKEYNPDIPEMLLDPHQIEQVFINLLLNACHAIAGSGEVHIRTGLDHVNEEVSVEIADTGCGIPDEIISKIFDPFFTTKENKGTGLGLSVSYGIIEGHGGRIDVQSRVGMGTTFTIRLPLVHEAPLEAAAGPRQGNA from the coding sequence GTGCGCCTGAGCCTGCTCGCCAAATTAACGATTGCCACCAGCTTCGTGCTCCTCGTAACTATGGGGCTCTTTGCCTACATCAACGTGGAGCAGTTGGAAAAACTCCTCTTCGAAGAGGCGGTTTCCGATGCCGACAAGCTCAGCGAAACGATCATTCGCACCACCCACTACCACATGCTCGAAGACAACCGCGAGCGCGCCTACCAGATCATCAACGAGGTCGGGAGCCAGAAGGGGATCACCCAGCGGATCAGAATGATCAACAAATTCGGCCAGGTGACCCACTCCACGGATCAGAGGGAAATCGGCTACTTCCTGGACAAAAAGGCCGAGGCGTGCAACATGTGCCATTCGGGCCCCTCGCCCCTGGTCCATGCCACCACCATGAACCGCAGCCGCCTCTTCACCGACAGGGAAGGTAAACAGGTTCTCGGCCTGGCAAAGGCCATCTACAACGACGAGCGCTGCTTTACCGCCCCCTGCCACTACCACCCGAAGGAGGCGAAAGTCCTGGGGGTTCTCGACGTCATCGTCTCCCTCGACCCCATGCACCAGAAGGTCTATGCCTACCGCAACGAAATCATCGTTCTGACGGTGCTGCAGATCACGCTCATCGCCCTCTGCCTCACTTTTTTCACCCAGCGTCTCGTCAATCGGCCGGTGCGACAACTGGTCAGGCTTACCCAGCAGGTCGGCGAGGGGGATATGGACACGCGGGTGACGCTGTCGTCCCATGATGAGCTGGGTGAACTGGCCTCGGCCTTCAACTCCATGACCGTGAACCTCAAGAAGGTCCATGGCGAGCTCGAAGACTGGGGCAAAAACCTGGAGGTAAAGGTCGAGGAGCGGACCCAGGAGCTCAAGAGAATTCAGGCCCAGCTCGTCCATTCCGAAAAGCTTGCCTCACTGGGAGAGCTGGTGGCCGGCATTGCCCACGAAATCAACAACCCCCTGACCGGCATTCTGGTCTTTGCGTCACTCATGGCCAGCGACAAAAAGCTCGACCCGTCACTCAAGGCCGACCTGGACCTGATCGTCAAGGAGACCCAGCGCTGCGCCAAGATCGTCAAGGGCCTGCTTGATTTCTCGCGGGAGTCGATTCCGCAGAAAAGACCGTCGTCCGTCAACGCCATCATGGACGCCACCCTGACCCTGGTGGTCCATCAGTCATGCTTCCACGACATCACCGTGGTCAAGGAGTACAACCCGGACATACCTGAAATGCTCCTTGACCCCCACCAGATAGAGCAGGTGTTCATCAACCTCCTGCTGAACGCCTGCCACGCCATTGCCGGTTCAGGAGAGGTGCACATCAGGACAGGGCTCGATCATGTGAATGAGGAGGTCAGCGTGGAAATTGCCGACACGGGCTGCGGGATTCCCGATGAAATAATCAGCAAGATATTCGACCCCTTCTTTACCACCAAGGAAAACAAGGGGACGGGGCTGGGCCTCTCGGTTTCCTACGGAATCATCGAGGGGCATGGCGGCAGGATCGACGTGCAGAGCAGAGTAGGAATGGGGACCACCTTCACCATACGCCTCCCGCTTGTTCACGAGGCCCCCCTTGAGGCGGCAGCCGGCCCGCGGCAGGGAAACGCCTGA
- a CDS encoding acylpyruvase, translated as MKTARLSPSGNEFPIGKILCIGRNYAEHIKELGNETPDAPVVFMKPATAVIGDGETIIIPSYSRECHHEAELALLIGKGGKDIPPERALEHVAGYGVAIDLTLRDVQAELKKKGLPWEIAKGFDTSCPLSAFVPASRVADPHDLRITLRVNGEMRQDGSTSLMIHRIPQILSYMSGVFTLEPGDVILTGTPAGVGPLVAGDTVEAEVVGVAALRVAVT; from the coding sequence ATGAAAACAGCCAGGCTTTCCCCGTCGGGGAATGAGTTTCCCATCGGCAAGATACTCTGCATCGGCCGCAATTACGCCGAGCACATCAAGGAGTTGGGCAACGAGACTCCCGACGCGCCAGTTGTTTTCATGAAACCCGCCACGGCGGTCATCGGTGACGGGGAAACCATCATCATCCCCTCCTATTCGCGCGAATGCCACCATGAGGCCGAGTTGGCGCTGCTGATCGGAAAAGGGGGAAAAGACATCCCGCCCGAACGGGCGCTGGAGCATGTGGCCGGCTACGGAGTTGCCATTGATCTGACCCTGCGGGACGTGCAGGCCGAATTAAAGAAGAAGGGACTGCCCTGGGAGATCGCCAAGGGGTTCGACACCTCCTGCCCCCTTTCAGCCTTTGTTCCGGCGAGCCGGGTGGCCGACCCCCACGACCTGCGCATTACCCTCCGGGTGAACGGAGAGATGCGCCAGGACGGCTCCACCTCCCTCATGATCCACCGGATTCCCCAGATCCTCAGCTACATGTCGGGAGTTTTCACGCTGGAACCGGGAGACGTGATCCTGACCGGAACCCCTGCAGGCGTCGGCCCCCTCGTGGCGGGAGACACCGTGGAAGCCGAGGTTGTCGGCGTGGCGGCGCTCCGGGTAGCCGTTACATAA
- a CDS encoding menaquinol oxidoreductase has protein sequence MKRTTERSPSHDTPISPPDRDLVRQEAAERIRRYRVTASRGLWAMALFLAVSTAALWDFSFLPPMSDPVRAFLGKPPSATMISGVLVLYTFSAIILILARMMGGSEQYSGFAHVGYLTAFYLFYYFAKSLGENYWAVFVAGITILGLESYHIWNFCSEAIRKDQEIIDAIDRNRRE, from the coding sequence ATGAAGCGAACCACTGAACGTTCTCCTTCACACGACACCCCCATCTCACCGCCCGACCGCGACCTGGTGAGGCAGGAAGCGGCCGAGCGCATCCGCCGCTACCGCGTCACGGCAAGCCGCGGGCTGTGGGCCATGGCCCTGTTCCTGGCAGTGAGCACCGCCGCCCTCTGGGACTTCAGCTTTCTGCCTCCCATGTCGGACCCGGTCCGGGCCTTTCTGGGGAAACCGCCTTCAGCGACCATGATCAGCGGAGTGCTCGTGCTCTATACCTTTTCCGCCATCATCCTGATTCTGGCACGGATGATGGGAGGATCCGAGCAATACAGCGGGTTCGCCCATGTGGGCTACCTGACCGCCTTCTATCTGTTCTACTATTTCGCCAAATCCCTGGGTGAGAACTACTGGGCCGTTTTCGTCGCAGGAATCACCATTCTGGGGCTTGAGAGCTATCACATCTGGAACTTCTGCTCCGAAGCGATCCGAAAGGACCAGGAGATCATCGATGCCATCGACCGGAACCGCAGAGAGTAG